A single region of the Candidatus Deferrimicrobiaceae bacterium genome encodes:
- a CDS encoding penicillin-binding transpeptidase domain-containing protein: MPGKKKIEKHKIRRFAAVAAVVIATGWGVTHGVALATNRFKVPAPSRVAKSPRDQAATIAAQGIDARNLLTLLAAARSEGVTPDGNKVSLSINPQLQQEVFDLFRRFDPPYGVFAAVEPKTGRVVALVGYRRGGESDPGLALRAIYPAASLVKMITASAAIEKGGVDPEADISYCGSIYSVSRRANHLPPGGGPTMTLSDAISKSANVVFGKVTVNHVGREGLEQYLGKYGFGQAVPFDLPVEPSRSEVPSDELELARTGAGFGEVYVSPLHMAMIMASIGDNGAMPRPRLIDRIEDRQGTVMFEGRSEKLRDSIRPETAQTLMKMMVKTIESGTSRHAFGSPASTPMLRDMEVAGKTGTLSGWTPRMNFEWFAGVAPVSDPKLALVALVVNDDHWRIKGNYVGKEAFSAYFGYPSSMPPIYSVAKAKRAGKLITVSRKKRGKHAKLVPGKRGKAGPGKRSKGVSGKHGKKAHGAGKAGGGRTASASTPG; encoded by the coding sequence ATGCCTGGCAAGAAAAAAATAGAAAAGCACAAGATCCGCCGATTCGCGGCCGTGGCCGCCGTCGTGATCGCAACGGGCTGGGGGGTGACGCACGGAGTCGCCCTGGCGACAAACCGGTTCAAGGTCCCCGCGCCGTCCCGCGTCGCCAAATCGCCCAGGGACCAGGCCGCGACCATCGCGGCGCAAGGCATCGATGCCCGCAATTTGCTGACGCTTTTGGCTGCCGCCCGCTCCGAGGGGGTGACTCCCGACGGGAACAAGGTGTCGCTGTCCATCAATCCCCAGTTGCAGCAGGAGGTGTTCGACCTGTTCCGCCGATTCGACCCGCCCTACGGCGTGTTTGCCGCGGTGGAGCCGAAGACCGGCCGTGTCGTCGCGTTGGTCGGCTACCGGCGCGGCGGCGAGTCCGACCCCGGGCTCGCGCTTCGCGCGATCTATCCGGCGGCGTCGCTGGTCAAGATGATCACCGCTTCCGCCGCCATCGAGAAGGGCGGGGTCGACCCCGAAGCCGACATCAGTTACTGCGGCAGCATCTATTCGGTTTCCCGCAGGGCCAATCACCTGCCCCCGGGCGGCGGTCCGACCATGACCCTGAGCGACGCGATCTCCAAATCGGCCAACGTCGTCTTCGGCAAGGTGACCGTCAATCATGTCGGCCGTGAAGGGCTTGAACAGTATCTCGGTAAATACGGCTTCGGGCAGGCCGTGCCGTTCGACCTGCCGGTCGAGCCGAGCCGCAGCGAGGTTCCGTCCGACGAGCTCGAGCTCGCGCGGACCGGCGCCGGTTTCGGCGAAGTCTATGTCTCGCCGCTCCATATGGCGATGATCATGGCGTCGATCGGCGATAACGGAGCCATGCCGCGGCCCCGGCTGATCGACCGGATCGAGGACCGGCAGGGGACCGTAATGTTCGAGGGCCGCTCCGAAAAGCTTCGCGACTCGATCCGGCCCGAGACGGCCCAGACATTGATGAAAATGATGGTGAAGACCATCGAGAGCGGCACGTCGCGCCATGCTTTCGGCTCGCCCGCCAGCACCCCGATGCTGCGCGACATGGAAGTGGCCGGCAAAACCGGCACGCTGTCGGGCTGGACTCCCCGGATGAATTTCGAGTGGTTCGCCGGCGTCGCACCGGTGTCCGATCCCAAACTGGCGCTTGTCGCCCTCGTGGTCAACGACGACCATTGGCGGATCAAGGGCAACTATGTCGGCAAGGAGGCGTTCTCGGCCTACTTCGGCTACCCGTCGTCGATGCCGCCGATCTATTCGGTGGCCAAGGCAAAGCGGGCCGGGAAGTTGATCACCGTTTCCCGGAAGAAGAGGGGCAAGCACGCCAAGCTCGTCCCGGGCAAGCGCGGCAAGGCCGGCCCCGGCAAGCGCTCCAAGGGGGTATCCGGGAAGCACGGCAAGAAAGCCCACGGCGCGGGCAAGGCCGGTGGGGGTCGGACCGCATCCGCCTCGACCCCGGGTTGA
- a CDS encoding DUF948 domain-containing protein yields MSGQQLLFVALSFAVIVLSGVLAVTLLQLRRTIRQLESRLESTLRQAEMTAEDLRRTNATVREILVHVERVAANVALVSEGGKKVRRSLDMASAGIAGIVLPVIGGVSGVTAGAKAFIESLVNRHSRKEEEDHV; encoded by the coding sequence TTGAGCGGTCAACAGTTGCTGTTCGTGGCGTTGTCGTTTGCCGTGATCGTACTCTCGGGTGTTCTCGCGGTCACGCTGCTCCAGCTTCGACGCACGATCCGGCAACTCGAGTCGCGCCTCGAATCGACGCTTCGCCAGGCCGAGATGACGGCCGAGGATCTGCGCCGGACCAATGCGACGGTACGAGAGATCCTGGTCCACGTCGAGCGGGTTGCCGCCAACGTGGCGCTCGTGAGCGAAGGAGGCAAGAAGGTTCGCCGGTCGCTCGACATGGCTTCCGCCGGCATCGCCGGCATCGTGCTTCCGGTCATCGGCGGCGTATCGGGCGTGACGGCGGGTGCGAAGGCATTCATCGAATCGCTCGTCAATCGGCATTCCCGAAAGGAGGAAGAAGATCATGTGTGA
- a CDS encoding metal ABC transporter substrate-binding protein, protein MIKRCLRLFALALTAVFLAPAAVGVAAPPLRVLTSFLPMYLFTKNVVGDAPGVTVEMMLPPSLGCPHDYALTPSDMKKIAAADLFVVNGLGMEEFLGAPVRKANPRIRVVESGAGVSPIREDSREGHGHGGINPHSWVSPKNAVLQVRAIEKALSAASPGNAARFHANAEGYVRRLEALSRECDAAARRFRSRNIVTFHNVFDYLARDLGLAIVGEIETVPGQEPSAGEVRKLIRIIHDRRAAAVFGEPQYPARLAEMVAREARVPVRALDPVATGSAALTAYEDAMRANLRVLGETLGK, encoded by the coding sequence ATGATCAAGCGTTGCCTCCGCCTTTTCGCCCTCGCCCTGACGGCCGTTTTTCTTGCGCCGGCCGCGGTCGGCGTCGCCGCGCCTCCGCTCCGGGTGCTGACCTCGTTCCTGCCGATGTACCTGTTTACCAAAAACGTCGTGGGCGACGCGCCGGGCGTGACCGTCGAGATGATGCTGCCCCCCTCGCTCGGCTGCCCGCACGATTACGCCCTGACCCCGTCAGACATGAAGAAGATCGCCGCTGCCGACCTGTTCGTCGTCAACGGGCTCGGCATGGAGGAGTTCCTCGGTGCCCCGGTCCGGAAGGCCAACCCCCGCATCCGGGTCGTCGAAAGCGGCGCGGGCGTCTCCCCGATCCGGGAGGATTCGCGCGAAGGTCACGGCCATGGCGGCATCAACCCCCATAGCTGGGTGAGCCCGAAAAACGCCGTGCTGCAGGTCCGTGCCATCGAGAAGGCGCTGTCGGCGGCGTCGCCGGGCAATGCCGCCCGCTTCCATGCCAACGCCGAAGGATACGTCCGGCGCCTCGAGGCGCTCTCCCGCGAGTGCGACGCGGCGGCCCGGCGCTTCCGGTCCCGCAACATCGTCACCTTCCACAACGTGTTCGACTACCTGGCGCGCGACCTCGGGCTCGCCATCGTCGGCGAGATCGAGACGGTGCCAGGGCAGGAACCTTCGGCAGGCGAGGTCCGGAAGCTGATCCGCATCATCCACGACCGGCGGGCGGCGGCGGTCTTCGGCGAACCGCAATACCCGGCGCGGCTGGCCGAGATGGTCGCCCGCGAGGCGCGCGTGCCGGTCCGCGCACTCGACCCGGTGGCGACGGGATCGGCCGCCCTCACGGCCTACGAAGACGCGATGCGCGCCAACCTGCGCGTGTTGGGCGAGACGCTGGGAAAATGA
- a CDS encoding putative manganese-dependent inorganic diphosphatase — MEKTLFVIGHRNPDTDSVAAAIGYADLKRRTGASSRVVAAMAGAPNPQTRFILDRLGLPDPVTLADVHPKVRDTIKPDPVAVTLDTSAYQALEAFHVSGVRTLPVLDAERKPWGILSLLRLSEKYLLPSAEHQREILTTPRALARTLGASLDGGDALDAPVTLKLFIGAMGAASFSGRISGYAPRELLVMTGDRVPIQQAAVEHGVRILVLTGGHAPDASLRSLAADRGTIILVTPHDTATAAWLARLSTPVSLFAERKFETIGVGEPLTRLRQKLLASREPSVFALEDDGTLAGVATKSSLLAPLPYALALVDHNEIGQAVPGAEAVEIEEVIDHHKLGNGPTVSPIAFITSPVGSTCTLVADRYREQGLAPEEKIAALLLAGILSDTVLLKSPTTTESDHAAARWLESIAHLDASEFGREIFAASSSLRNFGSAAKALESDFKRFRHGSHEIGVGQVEVIGFDEFHEMKQAFLDALSSIRKRDGLFVAGLMVTDIAAEVTLFLVEGYTRIAHVMEYPQVEPHLYEMKGVLSRKKQLVPHLLKALSRLEGE; from the coding sequence ATGGAAAAGACGCTGTTCGTCATCGGCCACCGGAATCCCGACACCGATTCGGTCGCGGCGGCCATCGGCTATGCCGATCTCAAGCGGCGGACCGGCGCCTCATCCCGGGTTGTCGCCGCCATGGCGGGTGCCCCGAACCCCCAGACACGCTTCATCCTCGACCGCCTCGGCCTCCCCGATCCCGTCACCCTCGCCGATGTCCACCCCAAGGTGCGCGACACGATCAAGCCCGATCCGGTGGCCGTGACACTCGACACCAGCGCCTACCAGGCGCTCGAGGCGTTCCACGTCAGCGGCGTCCGGACCCTGCCGGTGCTCGACGCGGAGCGGAAGCCTTGGGGCATCCTTTCCCTGCTGCGCCTGTCCGAGAAATACCTGCTGCCCAGCGCCGAGCACCAGCGGGAGATTCTCACCACTCCCCGCGCTCTGGCGCGGACGCTCGGGGCGTCGCTCGACGGCGGGGACGCCCTCGACGCACCGGTCACGCTCAAGCTCTTCATCGGCGCGATGGGAGCCGCCTCTTTCTCCGGCCGGATCTCCGGGTATGCCCCGCGCGAGCTGCTCGTCATGACCGGCGACCGGGTCCCGATCCAGCAGGCCGCCGTCGAGCATGGCGTCCGGATCCTGGTGCTGACCGGAGGCCACGCGCCCGATGCGTCGTTGCGTTCGCTGGCGGCCGATCGGGGGACCATCATCCTCGTCACGCCGCACGACACGGCCACCGCGGCCTGGCTCGCGCGCCTGTCCACCCCCGTCTCCCTTTTCGCGGAACGGAAGTTCGAGACCATCGGCGTCGGGGAACCGCTGACCCGCCTCCGGCAAAAGCTGCTCGCCTCGCGGGAGCCCTCGGTCTTCGCCCTCGAGGACGACGGCACGCTGGCGGGTGTTGCCACCAAGTCATCGCTGCTCGCCCCCCTTCCCTACGCCCTGGCGCTCGTCGACCACAACGAGATCGGGCAGGCCGTCCCGGGCGCCGAAGCGGTCGAGATCGAAGAGGTGATCGACCACCACAAGCTCGGGAACGGGCCGACCGTTTCCCCGATCGCCTTCATCACGTCGCCCGTCGGCAGCACATGCACCCTCGTCGCCGACCGCTACCGGGAGCAGGGCCTCGCGCCCGAGGAAAAGATCGCCGCCCTCCTTTTGGCCGGCATCCTCTCCGACACGGTGTTGCTCAAGTCACCCACGACGACGGAATCCGACCATGCCGCCGCCAGGTGGCTCGAATCGATCGCCCACCTCGATGCATCCGAGTTCGGACGGGAGATTTTCGCCGCCTCCAGCTCCCTCCGGAACTTCGGTTCGGCCGCCAAGGCGCTCGAATCCGACTTCAAGCGGTTCCGCCACGGCAGCCACGAGATCGGCGTGGGGCAGGTCGAGGTCATCGGCTTCGACGAATTTCACGAGATGAAGCAGGCGTTCCTCGATGCCCTTTCTTCGATCCGGAAACGCGACGGCCTTTTCGTGGCCGGGCTCATGGTGACCGATATCGCCGCCGAGGTGACGCTGTTCCTCGTCGAGGGGTACACGCGCATCGCCCACGTGATGGAATATCCCCAGGTCGAGCCGCACCTTTACGAGATGAAGGGGGTCCTCTCCCGCAAGAAACAGCTTGTCCCCCACCTTCTCAAGGCGCTCTCCCGGCTGGAGGGCGAGTGA
- a CDS encoding metal ABC transporter permease has protein sequence MTEATLLAPVLGFLGHLLPADMAGLDFMKRALLAVLLVGPTAAMIGVPLVHFRMAFFSDAIGHSAFTGVALGVLLGIHPLVTMVAFGLFVAWAIATVKGRTDLSTDTVIGVFFSTVVALGIAIISVRKGLTRNLQGFLYGDLLAVSDTELLWMAALAALVAGYLFLTLNRLLLLGAHEGIARAMRIRTRALEISFALVTALVVTTAIRAVGILLVTALLVVPAAAARNIAGSVASAFAIAVGVALFSGIGGLVASFYLDSATGATVVLFSSACFTLTLAVRAFVPR, from the coding sequence ATGACCGAAGCCACGCTGCTCGCCCCCGTCCTGGGATTCCTCGGGCACCTGCTCCCAGCCGACATGGCCGGCCTCGATTTCATGAAGCGGGCACTGCTGGCCGTCCTGCTCGTCGGGCCGACCGCCGCCATGATCGGCGTGCCGCTCGTCCACTTCCGGATGGCGTTCTTCTCCGACGCCATCGGCCACTCGGCCTTTACGGGGGTCGCGCTCGGCGTGCTGCTCGGCATCCACCCGCTGGTCACGATGGTGGCGTTCGGCCTTTTCGTCGCATGGGCCATCGCGACCGTCAAGGGGCGTACCGACCTTTCGACCGATACCGTGATCGGCGTCTTCTTTTCGACGGTGGTCGCGCTCGGCATCGCCATCATCAGCGTCCGGAAGGGGCTGACGCGGAATCTCCAGGGCTTCCTCTACGGCGACCTGCTCGCCGTTTCCGACACCGAGCTCCTCTGGATGGCGGCGCTCGCGGCGCTCGTCGCCGGCTACCTGTTCCTGACGCTCAACCGCCTGCTGCTTCTCGGCGCGCACGAGGGGATCGCCCGGGCCATGCGCATCCGCACCAGGGCGCTCGAGATCTCGTTCGCGCTCGTGACCGCCCTTGTGGTCACCACCGCGATCCGGGCAGTCGGCATCCTGCTCGTCACGGCGCTGCTCGTCGTGCCGGCCGCTGCCGCCCGCAACATCGCGGGAAGCGTCGCCTCGGCCTTTGCGATCGCCGTCGGCGTCGCCCTGTTTTCCGGGATCGGCGGGCTCGTCGCCTCCTTCTATCTCGACAGCGCCACCGGCGCCACGGTCGTCCTCTTCTCCTCGGCCTGCTTCACCCTCACCCTGGCGGTCCGGGCGTTCGTTCCCCGTTGA
- a CDS encoding 3-oxoacyl-[acyl-carrier-protein] synthase III C-terminal domain-containing protein: MPVILQAAHASPPHRFRQDFLGAVVAERFAGKMPGLEPDRIRDVFAHSRIDERAFLMPLDWYLAPHTIEDRNRAFLEQGFALLVESSRNVLSLSGIRPDQVGQVVFVTTTGMSAPSLDSYLVNALGLSPSVSRLPVWGLGCAAGSAGIARAFDYCLAHPAAIVLVASLETCSLNFIPDDLSRLNLVAMSLFADCSAAVLVAGDAAAVPNGPGVRILDTRSHFFPGTTGLMGWDVTDAGFRLVLTPELPEILRSELGGVVDAFLEAHGLSRNDVVHVLAHPGGAKIMDAVTEALGLSADRLRIGESVLRDFGNVSSASVLLVLERWLAEGGYRNPGYGLIVSFGPGFAAEMVLVRS; this comes from the coding sequence ATGCCCGTGATCCTCCAAGCGGCGCACGCATCTCCGCCCCACCGTTTCCGGCAGGATTTTCTCGGGGCGGTGGTCGCGGAACGGTTCGCCGGAAAAATGCCCGGCCTGGAACCCGATCGCATCCGGGACGTGTTCGCCCATTCCCGGATCGACGAGCGCGCCTTCCTGATGCCGCTCGACTGGTATCTTGCCCCCCACACCATCGAAGATCGCAACCGGGCATTCCTGGAACAGGGATTCGCGCTCCTGGTCGAATCCTCCCGCAATGTCCTGTCGCTGTCCGGTATCCGCCCCGATCAGGTCGGGCAGGTCGTCTTCGTCACAACCACCGGCATGTCTGCGCCTTCCCTCGACAGCTACCTGGTCAACGCGCTCGGCCTGTCGCCCTCGGTTTCCCGCCTGCCGGTCTGGGGGCTGGGATGCGCAGCGGGCTCTGCCGGCATCGCCCGGGCGTTCGATTACTGTCTGGCCCATCCCGCCGCGATCGTGCTTGTGGCTTCCCTTGAGACGTGCAGTCTCAACTTCATCCCGGACGACCTGTCGCGCCTGAACCTGGTGGCGATGTCGCTCTTCGCCGACTGCAGCGCGGCGGTTCTCGTAGCCGGCGATGCAGCGGCGGTCCCCAACGGCCCGGGCGTGCGGATTCTGGATACCCGGTCGCACTTCTTCCCGGGGACGACGGGCCTCATGGGCTGGGATGTGACCGACGCCGGATTCCGGCTGGTGCTCACGCCGGAGCTTCCCGAAATCCTCCGGTCGGAGCTTGGCGGGGTGGTCGACGCGTTCCTCGAAGCGCATGGCCTGTCGCGAAACGATGTCGTCCACGTGCTGGCCCATCCGGGCGGCGCGAAGATCATGGACGCCGTGACCGAGGCGCTGGGGCTATCCGCGGACCGGTTGCGGATCGGGGAATCGGTGTTGAGGGATTTCGGCAACGTCTCGTCCGCCTCCGTCCTGCTCGTGCTGGAGCGGTGGCTGGCCGAGGGGGGATACCGGAACCCGGGCTATGGGCTGATCGTCTCGTTCGGGCCGGGCTTCGCGGCGGAAATGGTGCTGGTGCGGTCGTGA
- a CDS encoding class I SAM-dependent methyltransferase, protein MAFYEQLSRSYDALFPVSAAQRTLLRSFAEERPGLRVVDAGCGSGGQLLPLVELGALCTGFDPDPAMAELARRKLSPFSNARIEVGGFGDLLRLVPPGSADLLLCLGNSLVHVPQDAAARFLAEAFVALADGGLLLLQILNYDRFAPGGASELPPLRSADGSASMTRRYRWEGDRTLRFQTQLTLAGDPQGPVDNDIPLYPIRPGELREMLATAGFRDPVFHSDFALSAFSNDSEGLVCLARKK, encoded by the coding sequence TTGGCCTTTTATGAACAGTTGAGCCGGTCCTACGACGCCCTGTTCCCCGTTTCCGCGGCCCAAAGGACGTTGCTGCGTTCCTTTGCCGAGGAGCGCCCGGGGTTGCGGGTCGTCGACGCCGGCTGCGGATCAGGGGGGCAGTTGTTGCCGCTCGTCGAGCTGGGCGCCCTCTGCACCGGGTTCGACCCCGATCCGGCGATGGCCGAACTTGCCCGCAGGAAGCTTTCCCCGTTTTCGAACGCTCGCATCGAAGTGGGCGGATTCGGTGATCTTCTCCGGCTGGTTCCTCCAGGGAGCGCCGATCTCCTGCTCTGTCTCGGCAATTCGCTGGTCCATGTTCCGCAGGACGCGGCGGCGCGGTTCCTGGCCGAGGCGTTCGTGGCGCTTGCGGACGGCGGGTTGTTGCTGCTCCAGATCCTGAACTACGACCGGTTCGCCCCCGGGGGGGCGTCCGAGCTCCCGCCGCTCCGGTCGGCCGACGGCTCAGCCTCGATGACGCGGCGCTATCGGTGGGAGGGCGACCGGACGCTTCGGTTCCAGACGCAACTGACGTTGGCCGGCGATCCGCAGGGGCCGGTCGACAACGATATCCCGCTCTACCCGATCCGTCCGGGCGAGTTGCGGGAGATGCTCGCCACGGCAGGGTTCAGGGATCCGGTGTTCCATTCCGATTTCGCCCTGTCGGCTTTTTCGAATGACTCGGAGGGGCTCGTATGCCTGGCAAGAAAAAAATAG
- a CDS encoding metal ABC transporter ATP-binding protein, which yields MSADPVPGHLHTLEIRGLTVRLGGVEILSGIDADIRCGEVTALIGPNGAGKTTLLKAILGMVPYDGSIRFCHSEEHGRGKPRIGYVPQRLDIDRDVPMTVLDFFCLPAQRFPVVFGHSRAARAGAEEALARAGASHLIKKPLGRLSGGELQRVLLALALRGQPDILLLDEPVSGVDVAGEELFCDFLGEVHSESRFSLLLVSHDLSVVTRHADRVICLDRRIVCQGATTEVLTSGTLAEMYGSEAHLFRHQHAHGHGHLHEGECDCP from the coding sequence ATGAGCGCCGATCCCGTCCCGGGCCACCTCCACACGCTCGAGATCCGCGGGCTCACCGTCCGGCTGGGCGGCGTCGAGATCCTCTCCGGCATCGACGCCGATATCCGCTGCGGCGAGGTCACCGCACTCATCGGCCCGAACGGCGCCGGCAAGACGACGCTGCTCAAGGCAATCCTGGGGATGGTCCCGTACGACGGCTCGATCCGCTTCTGCCATTCCGAGGAGCACGGGCGCGGCAAGCCGCGCATCGGCTACGTCCCCCAACGGCTCGACATCGACCGGGACGTTCCGATGACCGTGCTCGACTTCTTCTGCCTGCCGGCCCAGCGTTTCCCGGTCGTCTTCGGCCATTCCCGCGCCGCGCGCGCCGGCGCCGAGGAGGCGCTTGCGCGCGCCGGCGCCTCCCACCTCATCAAGAAGCCGCTGGGGCGGCTTTCGGGCGGCGAGCTCCAGCGGGTGCTGCTCGCCCTCGCCCTGCGCGGGCAGCCCGACATCCTGCTGCTCGACGAGCCGGTCTCGGGCGTCGACGTGGCGGGAGAGGAGCTCTTCTGCGATTTCCTGGGGGAGGTCCACAGCGAGAGCCGCTTCAGCCTGCTGCTGGTCAGCCACGACCTCTCGGTTGTCACGCGCCACGCCGACCGCGTCATCTGTCTCGACCGCCGGATCGTCTGCCAGGGCGCCACGACCGAGGTGCTGACGTCCGGCACGCTGGCGGAGATGTACGGAAGCGAAGCGCACCTGTTCCGGCACCAACACGCCCACGGCCACGGGCACCTGCACGAAGGGGAGTGCGACTGCCCATGA
- a CDS encoding YtxH domain-containing protein: MCEEKGFNGTALVAFLAGGLIGAGIALLTAPVSGREAREKISDLAGDLKEKATGWTGDVRAKVGGLLERESSAVKEAYEAGREAMARERAKFGENTPE, from the coding sequence ATGTGTGAAGAGAAGGGGTTCAACGGCACGGCTCTGGTCGCGTTTCTTGCGGGAGGTCTGATCGGCGCCGGCATCGCGCTCCTGACCGCGCCGGTCTCGGGCCGCGAGGCGCGCGAGAAGATCAGCGACCTCGCCGGCGATCTGAAAGAAAAGGCCACCGGCTGGACCGGCGATGTCCGGGCCAAGGTTGGCGGGCTGCTCGAACGGGAATCCTCCGCGGTCAAGGAGGCCTACGAGGCCGGCCGCGAGGCGATGGCGCGCGAGCGCGCCAAGTTCGGGGAGAACACGCCTGAATAG
- a CDS encoding isoprenylcysteine carboxylmethyltransferase family protein: MTRSFAWVFGVLLLQRAFEVFVSIRNRKALEPLGAKEFHPESFRNIAAMHALYFVSLAVESYPWRLPLDVRTISCLVAVALLAGLRLWCMASLHPYWNVRIVVVPGAHVKSSGPYRFLRHPNYLVVVLEFLFLPLLMRAPVTMVVFSVANLFALRQRIRFEEEALRSLTDYGKVFGG, encoded by the coding sequence GTGACCCGATCCTTCGCGTGGGTGTTCGGGGTCCTGCTGTTGCAGCGGGCTTTCGAAGTGTTCGTTTCGATACGGAACCGGAAGGCGCTCGAACCGCTGGGGGCGAAGGAATTCCATCCGGAGTCGTTCCGGAACATCGCGGCGATGCACGCCCTATACTTCGTTTCCCTTGCCGTCGAGTCGTACCCTTGGCGGCTGCCGCTCGATGTCCGGACGATCTCCTGCCTGGTAGCCGTGGCGCTGCTCGCGGGGTTGCGCCTCTGGTGCATGGCGTCGCTCCACCCGTACTGGAACGTCCGGATCGTCGTGGTGCCCGGCGCCCATGTGAAATCTTCAGGGCCCTACCGCTTCCTGAGGCACCCGAACTATCTGGTGGTTGTCCTCGAATTCCTCTTCCTGCCGCTCCTGATGCGCGCCCCCGTCACGATGGTCGTGTTCTCGGTCGCCAACCTGTTCGCGCTGCGCCAGCGCATCCGGTTCGAGGAGGAGGCGCTCCGGTCGCTGACCGATTACGGGAAAGTGTTCGGCGGCTAG
- a CDS encoding ferritin family protein: MTMKGSKTEKNLMAAFAGESQARNRYTFYAGIASKEGYEAIANVFLETADNERKHANMYFKLLEGTDVEFTASYPSRIGDTRVNLEAAAAGEKEEWSNLYPAMGKIAEEEGFTKAAVTFRNIAGVEVHHEARYLNLLERIRNGTYFKREAPIRWKCIKCGHIHEGTEAPKVCKACTHPQGWFMPAESNW, encoded by the coding sequence ATGACGATGAAGGGATCGAAGACCGAGAAAAACCTGATGGCGGCGTTCGCCGGAGAATCTCAGGCGCGCAACCGCTACACGTTCTACGCCGGCATCGCCTCGAAAGAAGGGTACGAGGCGATCGCGAACGTCTTCCTCGAGACGGCCGACAACGAGCGGAAGCACGCCAATATGTACTTCAAGCTGCTCGAAGGGACCGACGTCGAGTTTACGGCCTCGTACCCGAGCCGGATCGGCGACACGCGGGTCAACCTGGAAGCGGCGGCGGCGGGCGAGAAAGAAGAGTGGAGCAACCTCTACCCGGCCATGGGGAAGATCGCCGAAGAAGAAGGGTTCACCAAGGCGGCCGTGACGTTCCGGAACATCGCGGGCGTCGAGGTCCACCACGAGGCGCGCTATCTGAATCTTCTCGAGCGAATCCGGAACGGCACCTACTTCAAGCGCGAGGCGCCGATCCGCTGGAAATGCATCAAGTGCGGACACATCCACGAAGGGACCGAGGCGCCCAAGGTGTGCAAGGCCTGCACGCACCCGCAGGGCTGGTTCATGCCGGCCGAGTCGAACTGGTAG